Genomic window (Zingiber officinale cultivar Zhangliang chromosome 2B, Zo_v1.1, whole genome shotgun sequence):
gtatacatttagggggagttttcatgatgaaaataaggatggattggttaaggaaaactaagtagaagtttaggttgaggtttagtttcaatattagatttttgaacctcaaaacttctaaatttgggtttcctaaaggtttagggattctaagtcattgtcggtgcaatgacagaagtttcgaGCATGTCTTTAGAGGGAGCTACTTTTTAAagacatggaaattattttctgAAACTATGGAAGGTGGTATATCATTCTTTTGGACAAATGCTCAAGGTTAAGCATTAggaaataatggagagtggatatcttcattgtttagttgTGTATGCTCAAtggtgagcattggatacaatgaacaGTATAAGACCTTCATTGTGTTTGCGAAAAGGTtaatgctcacggatgagcattggatacaaaTGAAgggggtatgagactttcattgtggtgttgtgaataacatgtgaagttgtgaacaacgttgggccactcttcagggggagagttttctttatgtgtgtcaatagggggagaaatgtagggtttaagttaggtctttacCCCTCTAGGAAAGTTAGGGAGAGAATGTAGGATCTGTACTATGCCTTCATTACCtcaagagggagtttgccctataggaaagggagagaatgaaggaaaccctcattcatgttttggcatgaggaagaagttgaggttatggattagtctaacttaaaggtattgtcaaacatcaaaaagggaagattgttggtgcaatatctcccGGGTCAAAATTGACCGGGTTGAttaggcttgagttggctcaagctgagtcttaatgtttgagtttcgatgtttgacaatatatggagattgcaggtgcaatcgttctaTTGGGGAGATTACTGGTGCAATTCTCCTCTAGTCagagtttgaccagtttgatgtgaagaagagtcaagtaggtcaaggctgactgaatacttgactgagaaagtcctaagtggaggttaggcaaatgggaaatcctggtgagtgaagccaggtgaaaatcctagtgagtgaagctaagtgaaagtcctgatgagtgaagtcaggcagatgaaagtcctagtgagtgaagctgggcagtggaaaaatcctggtgagtgaagccaggtgaaaatcgtagtgagtgaagttaggtgaaagtcctggtgagtgaaaccaggcacgtggaaatccagatgggtcaagggtgactgagcatctggtggaagtccaagtaggtcaaaggattgacctgatacttggcatgaggaaatccagatgggctaagggtgatcagacatctagtggaagtacaagtgggtcaaggttgatcagataattggcacgaggagaaaagtccaattaggtcaagggtgaccggacacttggtgaaggagacctagcaggtcaaggttgaccggatgctaggcatgaggttccaacaggtcacagttgatcggatgttgggtttgAGAACCTTGTACTTGAtttaggcaagtcaaaggtgagtcaatcgattaaccgatcgattgaaccgtagtccaatcgatcagttgatcgattggatgtgtGTCGCGAAGAAGGTTTGGCCAAATCAATCGGTCAATCGATTTGGAGTAATTGTTGCAAGCACAAaacctttcccaatcgatcagccgatcgattgggcatctccaatcgatcggtcgatcgattggagactgGATTTCTCACGAGCAGACGCGAGAAAGGCTGGATCGATTCagccatttccagagagcacagaagcGCTCTGAAtctatcgatcgatcgattcaaagtctccccaattgattgagagTCATTTAATCGATTGTGATCCGACCGTTGCATAGGTTTAAAGCTGTTGTGAGCGACTTCTTCGACACGGCTTTGAGCGCTTCTTCTCCGATCTTCACGATCTATTCTCCACCGAACTCACCGACACACAccagatcttggaggcttagagaggagtgttgttgcacttctaagcaagtcaagaggtgtattcaagtaaaaagaaaagcaagctagggtttttgccgtgtaaatcttgtaagatttgatattgtattagcttgtatttttttcttttgtatatctttgtgtgtaagcttgtacaaggcttctccgccttcggtagttaccgtaaaggagtgtttttatagtggatgaGTAAGTGAGggttggatccttggattagtcacctcttcttgaggtggataccaagtaaatccttagtgttagcgttatgagtgtgtttcttgttgtttattccgttgcacatcatcgaagaagcagATCAACAAGCGCgaagagctattcccccccccccccccccccaagcatATTTGAACCCTAACATTCTCAAGCTCGAGCTGGCATGAacttgagctcgagctcgagctcggctcgattactgCCCTAGCCTAGAAGTCAAACATTATGTGATTGCATACCTCATTTAAAAGAAAAATCTCTATAAATGTGTTGTATTTGGGGATCGAACCATGGGTGTGAGTGATAACTTGACGCTCCTTTCGCTGCACCATAGCTCTAGGGGTCTAATGGAGTCAAGAGAATTAACAACGTTGAGCCTAGGGTGACTGGTTCTGTCCTATAGAAGTTTTCCATATGTCAAATACGTCATAACTAGAAATCAAATCGTGGATCCCTAGATCCACCTAGACAACAAGGGAGTATCTCTATCGCTGCACCATAGCATATCCATCTTATTTAGCTCATCACTTTGTCCTTATCATTCagtaactttttttttcttttgtaggaAAGGACTGAAGAAGGCAATCAGTGATGCACCATAGCATATCCATCTTATTTAGCTCATCACTTTGTCCTTATCATTcagtaacttttttttttcttttgtatacGAAAGGACTGAAGAAGGCAATCAGTGAAGCGATAGACACTGTTTTATAAGGTACTTATATTTATTTAACTCGCTTAAGTCGAATTCGAATATCATATAATCAAAGGCTTATATTACAACGACGTGTCTTAATTTGCTTGAATGATTAAAGGTCCatttattttctatcttttagaaaagaattatagaaaaatttgattatttttcttgatttagttgtgattaaaaattttgtttttttccaACTTGGGATTCTCTTTCCCTCTGATCGCTCATGACAATTTTGTCTACAACAAGGCTGCCTACTTGATCCTTATGACCGTTTTGTGAGGCTGCTTGCTCAATCCTCCAACAACGCTCAATCTCGATCCTTACAACCACCCGAGATACTTGCTCGCGATCCAAGTTCTCTTCGAGCATGATTTCTTGGTGATGCGATCGGTTGTGCTGGAGGTGTCGATGTGGATCGACTCGAGCAAGATGTTTGTTGGGATAGAGGAGATCAAAAAAGATTCATATGCCTTTCTCTAgacttccttttttttccttttctgattcaattttgaaaaacaaaaactaaaagtCCATCAAATATTCAAACATAAATCTTGTTCCATCTGTTTTCTTACTTGTTCCTCAGTTCATAAGTCTATAACAATTGAGTTTGATAAACAGATAGAGATCAATAATAATGCAGCTTAGAAATCTGTGGGGCTTATTTGTTTGGAATCTTATCAGCTCATCTCCATTAATCTCTGCAACTTCCCCACTTCACTTCTTTCAAAGAAATTTCTCATCCATATCAGATCAATAAAAGGTTCTGAAACAAGTCGGAGAATACCGCCACCTCAATTTTACTAATATTTATTTACCTGCAAATTAAGGATTCAAATGATTAAACTAAAATGCAtatagaaatgaagaaaaaaattataatgaaAACTACCTTGATTTCCTGCTTTTCTGACGAAGGAAAGGAAGAGGAGTATGAGAGCAATTCCTGCAATAAGGCCAATTATGATGGCCGCTGTTTTTCCTGCCTCATcgcctgaaaaaaaaaaaatacaagaaaaaaatGTTCGGATTCAACcgtcgaattttaaattttaaaagaccAAAATAAAGGGAACACATGTATACGAAAATGAATAGAAGAGGAATCAATGGCCAATTTTAGATGAATAAAAATCGAAATTGATGGATTGTgaatctttttgttttttttcaaaaaaaaagaagaagaaaatttacAGATGTCTTGTGAAAATCAACAGATGAACTCACCGTGGTCGTCATGGGAGGTGTCGACTCCTTCGGACGAGTACCTGACGTAGCATTTTCCGAGGTAAGCATCGCCGGCGCCGGCGAGCCCGCAGACCTCCCTGAGCCGCGCTACTGCCGCCGCCGTGCACTCGTCACACTGGTTCGCTGACTGGTCGCCGACGCACTGTGCCACCGCCTTCACTTCCCCGGCGGCGCCGACCCTGTAGCTCCCGCCTCTGCTCGTCTGCAGGGCAGCGAGCGCAGCGTCGCGCATGGAGAGCTGCATGCCGGATTCGTCGTCGCCGTGTCCTCCGCCGGCGGAGGGGGAGGCGCACTTCTTGTAGAGCACGGAGGTGTCAGGCTTGCCGAGGAAGGAGTCGTTGCCGTAGCGGAGGTAGCATCCCCTCAGCTGAACGAAGGCGCCGGCGGCGGAGGGGCAGAGAGCGGAGAGCTGGGAGAGGCAGGAGTGGACGCAGGCGGCACACTCAGACACCGCCACGTCGCCGCGGCACTGGAAGAGCCCGTAGGCCGCCGGCGTTCCCCTGGCGGCGGCGGAGGTGAAGTTGGCGTACGAGGAGAAGGCGGCGGAGTTGGCGAGGGACGCGAACAGGGCATCGAGATTGGATTGGTACAGGGAGGCAGCGTCGTACTTGGGCTGCGAGCAACCGGCGTAGACGAAGTCATCGTCGGAGGAGGCAGAGGAAGAAGCCATGGAAGAGAAGAGGAGCAGAAGCAACAATTCAGACATGTTAGTGAGCTTCATTGTTGCTGGAGCTTGATGTTTTCATAGAGTGAGTGAGGGAGTGACTTTAAGGCTATGTTTACTACAAGAGACGAGGCataggaagaggagaagggacagGGGAAAGGCCCGTGAGCATCGATGTTGTACTCATCCGCACACTATAAAGTGGATTGATCGGACCTGAAGAATACCGGTAAAGAACGTGGTCCCAAGGAGCCCCATTATCTCTTGTACTCATTCTTGGTGATGTTCCCGTTGAAGATTGGTTTTGCTGGCCATGGAATCTTGCATGCAGTCGGTCGCATCGGGACCAAAGCGGAGACCTACAGCACTCGATCGCCAACGCACCGTGTCCACTGTGAGTGCTTAGTTTTATGTTCTTTGTAGCATGGGTGATGCTTACCGGAAGAGTGCTCAGTGTGAAGCAAAGCTACCGTGCAGCCACGGACTGATATGCGTGGGAAGCCTTTTGCTTCGAGTGCTCGAAGCCGGCTGCTGCAGTCTTGGTCTGCTGCTACACTGATCCTAGTCGACGAACGGAGAATGCCGGGTGAATTCCTTGGATCTTTAGGTGACTGCAATGGGTTTTAAGATTTCTTGGCCAAATTCAGATCAGCTAATTCCGAAATTATCTATTTGCAATTGTGGATGTTGGAGAGGTGGAAAGATAGGTTCTGAGTCACTTGCTCGGGGCTAGGAGTTCATACATGTCGTAAATCTGAGTCGCTTGCTCGAGACTAGAGATCCATGTTTTACTAAGGCTAAGTCATTAGTGCGGAGCTAGGACTTTTGGGTCTATTGTAAGATTGAGTCGCTAGCTCAAGGCTAGGGATTCGTGCTTGTCGTAAGGTTAAATCGCTAGAGCAAGGCCAGAAATTCCAGACCTATTGTAAAGCTGAGTCATTAGCTCAGGACTAAGAGTTGTAGGCCTATCGTAAGGTTGAATCGCTAGTGTAGGACTAGGAGTTTTGGATTTGTCGTAAGGCTAAGTCGCTAACACAAGGCTAGGAGTTTCGGGCATATCGTAAGGTTGAGCCGGTAGTTCAGGACTAGGAGTTCCAAGCCTATCGTAAGGATAAGTCACGAATGTGGGGCTACGAGTTCTGAGCCTGTCGTAAGGTTGCGTCATGAGCGCGGAGCTACAGGTTTTGAATATCTTGTAAGGTTGAGTCGCTAGTTCAGAACTAGGAGTTCCAGGCCTATCGTAAGGATAAGTCACAAACGTGGTGTTGGTCCCAGTACGAccggtaagagggggtgaattacctgaaattataaaaatatcttttttcgAAACTTTCGacttttattaaaataaacacttTACTAAATGaaacaaatgcataaaataagtatGAGACAACCGAGGTTACTTGGTTTGTAACCGGAAGGgttactaatccaaggcaaatgaagtTCTATATATTGATTCCTTCTTCAACATAAGtcggaggcggagaaacctcgtacaaaatGTTGACAGCTCAGACAAATGAAGAACATAATGGAAAACTCGATTATAGTGAGTGTTGTGTTTAGTGAAGAAGACCaaagctctatttatagctcactgATCTAAACTATTCATTTGCTGGTGTGGCAACTTCGGGTGTCTGGACCCTCTCCGGGCACCCCCAGCGAGGCAAACTCTATCTCCACACAATGGTTTCGCAACGACTTCGAGATTGAATTTTTTCATGTCCAGGCGTCTGGACCCTCTCAGGGCGTCCAGAtcgtttttatatatatatgttgtattCCTTTTGATGCGCTGTCATAATAATAAGTG
Coding sequences:
- the LOC122049243 gene encoding plasmodesmata-located protein 6-like; this encodes MKLTNMSELLLLLLFSSMASSSASSDDDFVYAGCSQPKYDAASLYQSNLDALFASLANSAAFSSYANFTSAAARGTPAAYGLFQCRGDVAVSECAACVHSCLSQLSALCPSAAGAFVQLRGCYLRYGNDSFLGKPDTSVLYKKCASPSAGGGHGDDESGMQLSMRDAALAALQTSRGGSYRVGAAGEVKAVAQCVGDQSANQCDECTAAAVARLREVCGLAGAGDAYLGKCYVRYSSEGVDTSHDDHGDEAGKTAAIIIGLIAGIALILLFLSFVRKAGNQGK